In Oryza glaberrima chromosome 8, OglaRS2, whole genome shotgun sequence, the following are encoded in one genomic region:
- the LOC127782975 gene encoding 12-oxophytodienoate reductase 7 isoform X1 produces MDRPPPDQQRQKQAPLFSPYQMPRFRLNHRVVLAPMTRCRAIGGVPGPALAEYYAQRTTQGGLLISEGTVVSPAGPGFPHVPGIYNQEQTDAWKKVVDAVHAKGGIFFCQLWHVGRASHQVYQPNGAAPISSTDKPISARWRILMPDGSYGKYPKPRRLAASEIPEIVEQYRQAAINAIEAGFDGIEIHGAHGYIIDQFLKDGINDRTDEYGGSLSNRCRFLLEVTRAVVSAIGADRVAVRISPAIDHLDAYDSDPIKLGMAVVERLNALQQQSGRLAYLHVTQPRYTAYGQTESGQHGSAEEESRLMRTLRGTYQGTFMCSGGYTRELGLEAVESGDADLVSYGRLFISNPDLVERFRLNAGLNKYVRKTFYTPDPVVGYTDYPFLGQPKSRM; encoded by the exons ATGGatcggccgccgccggatcaGCAGCGGCAGAAGCAGGCGCCGCTCTTCTCGCCGTACCAGATGCCCCGCTTCCGCCTCAACCACCG GGTGGTGCTGGCGCCGATGACGCGGTGCAGGGCGATCGGCGGGGTGCCCGGCCCGGCGCTGGCGGAGTACTACGCGCAGCGGACCACCCAGGGTGGCCTGCTCATCTCCGAGGGCACCGTCGTCTCGCCCGCTGGCCCGGG GTTTCCTCATGTCCCTGGGATATACAATCAAGAGCAGACTGATGCATGGAAGAAGGTGGTGGATGCTGTTCATGCCAAGGGAGGCATCTTTTTCTGCCAGTTATGGCATGTAGGCAGAGCTTCTCACCAAG TATACCAGCCAAACGGTGCTGCACCAATATCCTCAACTGATAAGCCAATATCAGCAAGATGGAGAATACTGATGCCTGATGGCTCCTATGGCAAGTATCCTAAACCTAGGCGCCTGGCAGCATCGGAAATACCTGAAATTGTCGAACAATATCGTCAAGCCGCCATTAATGCCATTGAAGCAG GTTTTGATGGCATTGAGATCCATGGTGCTCATGGCTATATCATTGATCAATTCCTAAAGGATGGAATCAATGACCGCACTGACGAGTATGGTGGCTCACTTTCCAACCGCTGCCGGTTCCTACTTGAGGTAACTAGGGCTGTGGTTTCTGCCATTGGAGCAGACCGAGTCGCGGTGAGGATATCACCAGCCATTGATCACCTTGACGCCTATGATTCAGACCCCATTAAGCTCGGCATGGCCGTTGTTGAGCGGCTGAATGCTCTCCAGCAGCAGTCAGGGCGGCTCGCCTACCTCCACGTCACGCAGCCACGGTACACCGCCTACGGGCAGACCGAGTCTGGGCAGCATGGCAGTGCCGAGGAGGAGAGCCGCCTGATGCGCACCCTCCGGGGCACGTACCAGGGCACATTCATGTGCAGTGGCGGCTACACGCGGGAGCTTGGGTTGGAAGCAGTGGAGAGCGGCGATGCCGACCTGGTGTCGTACGGGCGGCTCTTCATATCAAACCCGGACCTGGTCGAGCGGTTCAGGCTGAACGCCGGGCTGAACAAGTACGTGCGTAAGACATTCTACACGCCCGATCCTGTCGTGGGTTACACGGACTATCCGTTCCTCGGACAGCCTAAGTCGCGGATGTAA
- the LOC127782975 gene encoding 12-oxophytodienoate reductase 7 isoform X2, whose protein sequence is MDRPPPDQQRQKQAPLFSPYQMPRFRLNHRFPHVPGIYNQEQTDAWKKVVDAVHAKGGIFFCQLWHVGRASHQVYQPNGAAPISSTDKPISARWRILMPDGSYGKYPKPRRLAASEIPEIVEQYRQAAINAIEAGFDGIEIHGAHGYIIDQFLKDGINDRTDEYGGSLSNRCRFLLEVTRAVVSAIGADRVAVRISPAIDHLDAYDSDPIKLGMAVVERLNALQQQSGRLAYLHVTQPRYTAYGQTESGQHGSAEEESRLMRTLRGTYQGTFMCSGGYTRELGLEAVESGDADLVSYGRLFISNPDLVERFRLNAGLNKYVRKTFYTPDPVVGYTDYPFLGQPKSRM, encoded by the exons ATGGatcggccgccgccggatcaGCAGCGGCAGAAGCAGGCGCCGCTCTTCTCGCCGTACCAGATGCCCCGCTTCCGCCTCAACCACCG GTTTCCTCATGTCCCTGGGATATACAATCAAGAGCAGACTGATGCATGGAAGAAGGTGGTGGATGCTGTTCATGCCAAGGGAGGCATCTTTTTCTGCCAGTTATGGCATGTAGGCAGAGCTTCTCACCAAG TATACCAGCCAAACGGTGCTGCACCAATATCCTCAACTGATAAGCCAATATCAGCAAGATGGAGAATACTGATGCCTGATGGCTCCTATGGCAAGTATCCTAAACCTAGGCGCCTGGCAGCATCGGAAATACCTGAAATTGTCGAACAATATCGTCAAGCCGCCATTAATGCCATTGAAGCAG GTTTTGATGGCATTGAGATCCATGGTGCTCATGGCTATATCATTGATCAATTCCTAAAGGATGGAATCAATGACCGCACTGACGAGTATGGTGGCTCACTTTCCAACCGCTGCCGGTTCCTACTTGAGGTAACTAGGGCTGTGGTTTCTGCCATTGGAGCAGACCGAGTCGCGGTGAGGATATCACCAGCCATTGATCACCTTGACGCCTATGATTCAGACCCCATTAAGCTCGGCATGGCCGTTGTTGAGCGGCTGAATGCTCTCCAGCAGCAGTCAGGGCGGCTCGCCTACCTCCACGTCACGCAGCCACGGTACACCGCCTACGGGCAGACCGAGTCTGGGCAGCATGGCAGTGCCGAGGAGGAGAGCCGCCTGATGCGCACCCTCCGGGGCACGTACCAGGGCACATTCATGTGCAGTGGCGGCTACACGCGGGAGCTTGGGTTGGAAGCAGTGGAGAGCGGCGATGCCGACCTGGTGTCGTACGGGCGGCTCTTCATATCAAACCCGGACCTGGTCGAGCGGTTCAGGCTGAACGCCGGGCTGAACAAGTACGTGCGTAAGACATTCTACACGCCCGATCCTGTCGTGGGTTACACGGACTATCCGTTCCTCGGACAGCCTAAGTCGCGGATGTAA
- the LOC127782635 gene encoding germin-like protein 8-13, whose protein sequence is MSSTPLLPVLLSTMILLSAVSTTTTALTQDFCVANLPLGADTPSGYQCRPAATVTAADFYSGALARPGILIRPFNTSLASAFVQQYPAVNGLGISASRVDILPGGVVPLHTHPAGSELLYVLDGALVAGFISSSDNKVYYKEVSKGGMFVFPQGLLHFQYNTGDTTAVAFAAYSSSNPGLQILDYALFANNLPTSYVVKGTFLAEAEVRRLKSKFGGSG, encoded by the coding sequence ATGTCGTCGACGCCGCTGCTCCCGGTTCTCCTCTCCACCATgatcctcctctccgccgtctccaccaccaccaccgcgctgACGCAGGACTTCTGCGTCGCCAACCTGCCCCTCGGCGCCGACACGCCGTCGGGCTACCAGtgcaggccggcggcgacggtcaCCGCCGCGGACTTCTACAGCGGCGCCCTGGCCAGGCCGGGGATCCTCATCAGGCCCTTCAACACCAGCCTCGCCTCGGCGTTCGTGCAGCAGTACCCCGCCGTGAACGGCCTCGGCATCTCCGCCTCCCGCGTCGACAtcctccccggcggcgtcgTGCCGCTGCACACCCATCCGGCCGGCTCCGAGCTCCTCTACGTCCTGGACGGCGCCTTGGTCGCCGGCTTCATCTCCTCCAGCGACAACAAGGTGTACTACAAGGAGGTGAGCAAGGGCGGGATGTTCGTGTTCCCGCAGGGCCTGCTCCACTTCCAGTACAACaccggcgacacgacggcggtggcgttcGCGGCGTACAGCAGCTCGAACCCCGGCCTGCAGATCCTCGACTACGCGCTCTTCGCCAACAACCTGCCGACTTCCTACGTGGTGAAGGGGACATTCTTGGCCGAGGCCGAGGTGAGGAGGCTCAAGTCCAAGTTCGGTGGCAGCGGCTAG
- the LOC127782628 gene encoding germin-like protein 8-14, with translation MAKAVMMLPVLLSFLLLPFSSMALTQDFCVADLTCSDTPAGYPCKASVGAGDFAYHGLAAAGNTSNLIKAAVTPAFVGQFPGVNGLGISAARLDIAVGGVVPLHTHPAASELLFVTQGTVAAGFITSSSNTVYTRTLYAGDIMVFPQGLLHYQYNAGQSAAVALVAFSGPNPGLQITDYALFANNLPSAIVEKVTFLDDAQVKKLKSVLGGSG, from the coding sequence ATGGCCAAGGCAGTGATGATGCTCCccgtcctcctctccttcctcctgcTGCCATTCTCGTCCATGGCGCTGACGCAGGATTTCTGCGTCGCCGACCTGACCTGCAGCGACACGCCGGCGGGGTACCCGTGCAAGGCcagcgtcggcgccggcgacttcGCCTACCacggcctcgcggcggcgggcaacACCAGCAACCTCATCAAGGCCGCCGTGACGCCGGCCTTCGTCGGCCAGTTCCCCGGCGTGAACGGGCTCGGTATCTCCGCGGCGAGGCTGGacatcgccgtcggcggcgtcgtgccGCTCCACACCCACCCGGCCGCCTCCGAGCTCCTGTTCGTCACCCAgggcaccgtcgccgccgggttcatcacctcctcctccaacacCGTCTACACCAGGACGCTGTACGCCGGCGATATCATGGTGTTCCCCCAGGGCCTCCTGCACTACCAGTACAACGCCGGCCAgtcagcggcggtggcgctcgtCGCCTTCAGCGGCCCCAACCCCGGCCTCCAGATCACCGACTACGCCCTCTTCGCCAACAACCTGCCGTCCGCCATCGTCGAGAAGGTCACCTTCTTGGACGACGCGCAGGTGAAGAAGCTCAAGTCCGTCCTCGGCGGTAGCGGTTAA